The Dendropsophus ebraccatus isolate aDenEbr1 chromosome 10, aDenEbr1.pat, whole genome shotgun sequence genome has a segment encoding these proteins:
- the LOC138766468 gene encoding olfactory receptor 5AR1-like, producing MDHPNTSVVRYFIISGISDVPMIHTITFLMVLLIYLLTFGGNLTLLLLVCLDPQLHTPMYFFLCNLSIVDITCSTNNLSNILLSFLSGDNTVSVLRCMVQILVFLSLTCGELLILAAMSYDRYMAICNPLHYHMIMNGRICTLLAAICWVMGTVESIPIFLELLHFSCYESNIVNHFFCDIMPVLKMSCSDTHFLDLYILTVGVLISAFCPFLMTFVSYVFIIVTILKIRSTTGRRKAFYTCSSHLTVVVLLYTTLAVQYMRPHSMVNLDSNKLISLFNTAALPILNPLIYSLRNKDIKAAFRRRMRFSLLPI from the coding sequence ATGGACCACCCAAATACAAGTGTGGTTAGATATTTCATTATCTCTGGGATCTCTGACGTCCCTATGATACACACCATCACTTTTCTTATGGTTCTTCTTATTTATCTTCTCACTTTTGGTGGCAACTTGACTCTTCTTCTCCTGGTCTGCCTGGACCCTCAGCTCCACACCCCGATGTACTTCTTCTTATGTAACCTATCCATTGTAGACATCACTTGCTCCACGAACAATCTGAGTAACATTCTTCTATCTTTCTTGTCAGGAGATAACACCGTGTCGGTGCTCAGATGCATGGTACAGATCCTCGTCTTTTTGTCGTTGACGTGCGGGGAGCTTCTCATCTTGGCCGCAATGAGTTACGACCGATATATGGCCATATGTAATCCTTTGCATTATCACATGATCATGAATGGTAGAATATGTACACTACTAGCCGCCATATGCTGGGTGATGGGCACGGTGGAAAGTATCCCAATTTTTTTGGAATTACTCCACTTCTCTTGCTACGAGTCAAACATAGTCAACCACTTTTTCTGTGATATAATGCCAGTGCTGAAGATGTCTTGCAGTGATACCCATTTTCTGGACCTTTACATCCTCACTGTAGGAGTTCTTATTTCAGCTTTTTGTCCTTTTCTCATGACTTTTGTTTCCTACGTCTTCATTATTGTCACAATACTGAAGATCCGCTCCACCACTGGTAGACGTAAGGCCTTCTACACATGTTCCTCACACCTCACGGTTGTCGTTCTTCTCTACACCACCCTCGCTGTTCAGTACATGAGGCCCCATTCCATGGTCAACCTAGACTCTAACAAGCTGATATCTCTGTTTAACACCGCAGCCTTACCCATATTAAACCCATTGATTTATAGCTTAAGAAATAAAGACATCAAGGCTGCCTTTAGGAGGAGGATGAGATTTTCTTTACTACCAATTTGA
- the LOC138766469 gene encoding olfactory receptor 6C1-like: MDHGNVSTTTYFIIIGISEKPLLQYFVFLLVVLIYLLTLGGNITIFLLVCLDHHLHTPMYFFLANLSIMDISCSTISLHRILISFISGDNTVSVVECFVQIFLFLSLTCDELLVLAAMGYDRYVAICNPLHYYLVMDSKLCAILASLCWVFGLLESIPILMGLLKLTCYDSNRMDHFFCDIVPVLKLSCSDTSFFHFYIFTVGVLICGFTPFVLTFISYIFIISTILSIRSSSGRRKAFYTCSSHLTVVLCLYASLVFQYLRPTSSINLGSNKYFSLFNTAAVPILNPLIYSLKNQDVKAAIRRRIKFSTDENTEATKIRT, encoded by the coding sequence atGGATCATGGTAATGTGAGCACAACGACCTATTTCATCATTATCGGGATCTCGGAGAAACCTTTATTACAATATTTTGTCTTCCTCCTGGTTGTGCTCATTTATCTCCTCACTCTCGGAGGTAACATCACCATCTTCCTCCTTGTTTGTCTAGATCACCATCTCCATACTCCCATGTACTTTTTCTTGGCCAACTTGTCTATCATGGATATTAGTTGTTCTACAATCTCTCTTCATAGAATCCTTATTTCTTTTATATCGGGAGATAACACTGTCTCAGTTGTTGAGTGTTTTGtgcaaatatttttgtttttgtcaTTGACTTGTGATGAACTGTTGGTATTGGCGGCTATGGGTTATGATCGCTATGTTGCTATCTGTAACCCTTTACATTATTATCTTGTCATGGATTCAAAGCTTTGTGCCATTCTGGCCTCTCTGTGTTGGGTCTTTGGTTTACTTGAAAGCATACCAATATTAATGGGGCTTTTAAAATTAACCTGTTATGACTCCAATAGGATGGACCATTTCTTCTGTGACATTGTGCCTGTTCTGAAGCTATCCTGCAGTGATACATCATTTTTCCATTTCTATATTTTTACAGTCGGGGTGCTTATTTGTGGATTTACCCCCTTTGTTCTAACATTTATCTCCTACATTTTCATCATCTCCACCATCTTGTCTATACGTTCTAGCAGTGGCAGACGTAAAGCCTTCTACACGTGTTCCTCTCACCTTACAGTTGTCCTCTGTCTCTACGCTTCTCTTGTCTTCCAGTATCTGAGGCCAACGTCATCCATCAATTTAGGCTCCAATAAATATTTCTCTTTGTTTAACACAGCTGCCGTCCCTATACTGAACCCCCTGATCTACAGCCTGAAGAATCAAGATGTGAAAGCCGCTATAAGGAGAAGAATAAAATTTTCAACTGATGAAAATACTGAAGCAACTAAAATTAGGACATAA